The Clavelina lepadiformis chromosome 1, kaClaLepa1.1, whole genome shotgun sequence genome segment TGTTGTCATAATCTTCGATCTGCATGTAATCGGATTCCCCAATGTTTGGTAATCGTAGTGATAACATGTTGCGCAAAACTTCTTAAAGTATAGAGTGTTATGTAAGGTGGTTGCAATCACATGTCTGTGCTGGTGCAATCATAGAACTTGATCCTATTGCTCCGCCAGAATTTACGAATGCTGGCTGTTGCGCAACACTGTACATCTTACAAGCGTTTAAATATTCTTATATAGTGGTGCACGTAACACGGAATAGTATTACGCAAATTACGCACGCTTGTACCGTAAGTTATTACGTAATATTTATTACTGCAGCTGCTTTAAAAACCGGTACTGAGTTTCTGTTGTTTACTGCCTGCGAACTATCTGTGTCACCATTAACTGCCGTCGTTAACGCAAAATGGCTCTCGTTATGATTTACTTGCGCCCTTGCAAACGATCAAGTGCGTAGAAATTTACGGTATTCCTTCAAGCTCCAAATAATTATGTCACTGCGATTTTGATGAGACAGGAATTCTTCCAAAAAACGGCTGTTTCTTTCGCCTAAAAAGACTGTGCAGTACACTCACTCATTTCTCGTTTCTTCACCTTTTTACACAAATTCAAAAGGCGAATGGCACCATAAAAATCTACACCTTACGTAAATTTATCATCTAATATAAATTTCTAACGGTACCCTTTTTAACTGAATCGCTTAACCGTAACAGCTGGCTCTGTGACCTTCTTATGATGAAATACTGTAGTCTCTTCGTCTTCATAATGGACGCCTGACtttgttgcaacaaatttttattaaaccaGGTATAGACAAAGTAAAGAAGAAAAGcttaaacatttttcgttAAGAAAGTGAACAAATTCAGCTTGTCTGGCTTCaggttataagttataacgcCGAGTATTGTCAACAAGACCAGCTGCACTAAAGAACCGCTCACTTGGGTAACTAGTTGCACATACAGTAAGATATTTTTTCGCCATTTTTGGCAGATGTACAAACTCCTTCCAATCTTCTTTTTCCCTCGACCACAAAAGAGGATTGAATTTCAATTTGGAAGCCACTGTATACAATTCAATATCATCCTCTACGGAGCTTTCACTGTTACCGCGTGGTGTTTGTTCAACATCATCATCTTATTTTAGTAGGTACTTTTCACTAAATTTTAGGCGCTCGTTTTGGTTCTGGTCCAGCAACATTGGTTTGAGTGGCAACGTTATATGATGGAGGTACGCTATCATACGCATCTaggattttgtttaaaaggCTTTGCTGGACAAAGTCACGTGATTCAGTAACAAGGTGTTTCAAAGGGGGATCTTAAAACGTACTTTTTTCAATCAGATTTTTGGGAAGTCCATTACTGATTTTGGCCCGCATCCAACTAGCTACTTTGTTTATTATCTTTTGTTAAACTCGTGTCATTCTTACTACTTTGCATTTTCACGTCTATCAATTTACAGGTTGGCTTGAAGCCAGATATTGTAACTTTTTCCCCTGATAAAACATCGGTAAGATCATATAGCGGTCCAAGTGCAGCGCAAATACTTTCAGAAACATCCATATCCATTATCCTACCAGGTAAAGCCACAACCAGAAGAGCGATCGTGCGTGAGAACTTCCCTTATAGCGCTTTGTTGTTGAACAATTCGGTCAAACATTTTATACAGGGAACCCCACCGCTTTTTGCAAACTACGAGGGGTGTATGAAAAGTAATGAACCTCCAAGAAAATATACAACACAGACAACTTTGGGCGCTTTTGTTGTTCAACATAATGTCCGAATAGAGAAAGACACTAGCTCCAGCGGTGCTGGAGTATCTTTATCGCTCTTGAAAAGGACTCCCCACTTTGAGAGTTCAGAAACTCTCCTACTGCTTTCATGACTTCCGTATCATTGGCAAAACGTCGACCAGCCAGGGCTTTCTTCATGTTTGGAAATAGGTGAAAGTCGGAGACGACATGCTTGGTTGAGGAATGATATCGAACCCACAATCATGAGTTGTTGCCCTGGCAGTCGTCGAGGAGTGAGCAGGAGTATTGTAATGGTGCAAGAGCATACCCTTGGTAAACATTCCTCGCTTTTcgacaaatattttctctcAGACACTTCAGAAGATCCTGTCTGCTACTTGACGACATGACAACCAGCGATCTTCATTACCATATTAAGAACAAGGTCGATGTTTTCCTCGGTGTTGGCAGTTGCTGGTTTCCCTGGCCTCTGCTGCTCATCTTCAACACTTTGTCTGCCTCGCTTAAATTCAACCACCCAGCGTTTTACTGTAGCAAATGAAGGGGCATTGTCTGCTGAAGTATCCTTTAAATCTTCATGGATTTGGGATGCCGTTTTCCCTTTCAAATGAAGGTATTTGATGACAGCGCGATACTCaattttttccattgttaaaaaaatatcaacgCACTCTTAAGTAAACACTCTGCGAAACAACAACCAAAAGACTTTTTAACTTTGAagagtttaaaaatattcataGGAGGTTGAAAAATCTGAATGTGATAAAACGTTCTGTCTgtacattttctttgtttggcTCATTACTTTTCATATACCCCTCGTAAAACAAGACTATGTTAGGTCAACTTCAACTGAACCTATGCTTCCTTCAAGTCACGTTCTTTCCTTCCAAATAATAGCGAGGGTTAAACAATGTCCAAATCAAGGTAATGGACACCAACCACCTATTCTACAAGCAGAAACGATATTAGGACCATTATCAGGGGTAATGGAGATGATCTTATCTTCGGTTAAGTTCCACATTAACATCAGGTTTTTCAAAGCACTGCATACATTAGCTGCTGTATGGTCTTCGGGGATAAAGAACATcgacaaaaattttgattgtaATTTCCACAGGTCATCTAAAAAGTGTACGGTAAAACTAATATAGGGCACCATGCCGCGGCTACTCCATAAGTCAGTAGTAACTGGCAGCGAGTTCACTGTTGCTAAAGCTTCGCGAATTTCTATTGTGTTGTCATCATAAAGTTTTGGTAACGCTGTATTCATAAAATAATTACAACCTGGCAATATGTATCTGGAGTCAAATTTCTCCAGGATACTTCTTAAAACCTTTCTTCTCGACACTGTCTATAGCtagaatattttttgcaatgcaCATGGTGACGGCCTGTCAATTCTTACCATTTTTTACTATCTTTAACATACGTAATGTGCTTATTGATGCATTCAGAGATTGTTTGGCTTTTGCTCCTACTCGTTTTACCCTTAGTCTTGATTGCTTCATATTGCTAAAGATGCTTGCAACGAAGATGGTTTAAAAGACACGCTGTAGTGCCACCTCGACATGGCACATCTTTTAGACAAGATTTGCAAATAGCAAGAGCCTTGTCATTTTTCTCCTTCAAACCAAAAAACTTCCATACTTTTGCCGAAGCACGTATTTTCAGACCATCTTACATCAGCAGATGATTCCTGATTTACTTCTTAAGTTACTAAATTGTCGCTTGTCGATTATAACTATTATATGCTTTTAAAATGTGAGtctcaaataataaaatgaaacagCAATACCGCTAGCATTAGCAAACTACAAACCTATTTTGTACATACGTTAAACAAGATATAACTATTACAGTACTTCACCATACGGAATGCTGAATGCGCAATTTGAATTGGCAGTAATGTTGAACTACTGTAGGAGGCTATGGTGGAGCTTGCGCAACAATGGGGGTGAATGGGTGATACACTGTTTTCGAAATGCCGATACACATTGCGGGCATAATCAAATTAAGTGTGACGGTTCAAAAATTAAGTTGCGTTGCTGACAAATTCAGTCCAGTACGAAAATTACGTAATTTCTTCACGAAGTTTGTAGTAGTTACTCGATTACGTAATTTTCGTAATTGTCAGCAATTACGTTCAACATCATTCTTATATAAAGATATCTACTGTTATTGGACAAGTAACTGAATAAGTTAAAGTGATCAGGCAACCGGTAACCACTTCCATGCTGGTAAAGTTTGTTAGGACGAGATTTGATAAAAGCAAATAGTAAAAAGACCGAAACACTAAGCACAGGTTGAATATGATTAATTTTGTGTTATAATGTATATTGTATTAGTTCATTATGTGAGAAAGTGTAACAACTTACATTTGCAGATTCTTCGGCAGTATGATGCGGATACTGTGGTTCGAGTATGTGAATCTACCTACGACAAAGAAATGCTAATCGCGAAAGGCATTCAAGTCATGGTAACGTGAAATGATTTTGGcgataaataataattgctTATTTAACCACTAAATAGTACTGAAATATTCTTTGTTCGCCATACTTCCGGCAACTATTTTTTACGTATGAGGTCAACTTGTTTTAGCGCATTTGTCTCTAGCGTTAAGGTTTCCGGTAGTATTGTGTAGATAAACGTGTAATGTTGTTGTTATGGGACAGTTGTCAAAACGTTTGCTAGAAATATGTCATACGTTTAAATGCGGTATACTTCCTGCTACTGTTTCTGCGTTTGAGCAACGGGCTCTGTATTAGCGATGCCTCAAAGTAAATTAATTAGAAGATAAACTTCTATTCATAACTGAATCTAGGACTGGGCCTTCGACGATGGTGCTGCTCCCCCGAAAGATGTTGTTGCAGATTGGTTGAAATTCCTTAAGGCTCACTTGAAGCATAGCCCGGATAGTTGTATTGCGGTGCACTGCGTGGCTGGTTTGGGAAGGTTAGTGATGTGCTAATGATGTAGTGTGAGAGATATTTGCTGTTTTGACACGGACGATGATAAATCTTTGAAACGGTTGTCAGTATATCCAGTGATGACGTAATTCCCTTGTAACCACACATTATATCATGCCCACGCTTTATGCATGTCAGGATTGCAAATGTAGTGGAACCGGCTTCGTTTCTAATACTTGGTTTTTATTATCAGGGCTCCTGTGCTAGTGGCTCTTGCTCTCATGGAGAGTGGGATGAAGTATGAAGATGCTGTTGAGTTCATTCGAGAGTAAGATAATAATATATATCTCTCTTCCTGGTCAACCGCCGATTAGTTTAACATCTTGTTTTGTAATCacgaaagaaatatttttgacagAAAACGAAGGGGAGCCATAAATAGCAAGCAGCTTCAGTATCTTGAAAAATATCGACCTAAATATTGCCTGCGTTCAAGGGACAACGGAGCCGGTTGCCTTATTCAATAACATTTTCATGTTGAACCACGAGTTGTGTATATTTTACGGCGTAGTTATGAACTGtcaaataaatttgcactTCGTTTTGAATGCTGCAAACGGCAATCTCATAATTTTTTAAGTGTTCATATCGATTACCAACTCATTAAAAGTGTAAATgaatttgtatttgttttttcttggaTCTAATACTTACGCCATTTATTTCGTGCAAAATTTCGTGTTGATTTTTTTAGTTCGAGCCTGTATCGCACCGTTCTTGCTCATCGCTGTATAACTTCTTTACCGCATAGAACTTGTATTAGGCAAAGGGATTTTTGTGCTTGTGTTCTAAATTAGTTACTGTCGATTTCATTTCAACTAACGTATGGCATCAACTTGCATACGAATATGGGATTATGTATGCCACTTTCCTCCTTTTGCACAGGGCAGATTAGAGAAACTTGCTGAATAAAAATTACGAGTTTCATATCATAAATACTTCTCGGACCTTGCTGTTATTTCGTTGATTTGATTGCATGAATTTCTACTGTAATTgactttataatttaattgCTTCACGTGTTGGTAATAATTCTTTTGGGTGACCACATCTGTCACATCACCGGTTTTAGTTTGCATATTATAAACTTATATAGCGAAACCGCCCTGCTACTATATGCACTGCAGTTCTGCACAGCTTTCATATATTAAGTTATCggtttgaaattttaactaatTGCGTCATAACAAggatatttattttgaatgaaaCTACCGTTTAGAATGTGTGGACTTCCatgaaatatgtttgttttctcCGTAATTGTACAGTGTGTTGGTCTGTTAGATTAATACTAGTGTCCTAACTGATTCTTCCAAATTGCCCAGTTGTTTATTCAAGCAAGTGATTTCGTGGTTAACGCACTTTAGAAGTTAGAAGAACGCCAATTCGCGTCTATTTGAAAAACCACCACATACAGTATATTGCAAAGTTACGCTCTGGGTTTGAATGGTTGCAGAAATAAGATAAACTGTGCtcgtgtttttttttgcgTAACTGTCTTTGCTTTCCCACAGTTTTgcgattaatttaatttaatgcTGCCTCTTTGTGATCGCACTGCTATTTTGCTGCGAATCCTTTGTTcggtaaataaaaataaccatGTCCCGACTGGTGACACAACGTTCAGTTCAATTAAAGCGgaataaatttaagtttagtAAACGCGACCTTCAGCGTAGTGAAATGCTTCTTCTTTTTCTCACATCGGGTGGTATCAGAAAGCTGGCTGTGCCTGCGTAATGAAGTAGCAGGCTGATAGTTTTGACttttattgtaatataaaagGACAATCCTGCAAGAGAAAAAATGGACTAAGCTCACTAAGGCATTGACTGACCCCTCCTTTAAATCGGCCTGCTAGGTACGTAAGCAAGTGTCCCATACCGGTGCAGGACATTTTCCACATGCAAAACGTCAAATACACACTTTGCATAAGCTTCGTTGGAATTAACCCATCCAACATTTTGGCAGTAGTGGGCAAAGTAACCATATAAGTTACTTAAGTAGAAGTATTGTTAGTTTGTTACTCCCAAAAAAAACCTACTCCACTAAAAGTAGAAGCTGTTGAATTTAAAACTATTCAAGAAATCGTTATCGATCTTATTCTAAAGAATCTAAAGCATGAGGTCGTGAAAGCACAAATTACCAAGAACTTGTCAGAAGCAATACGACTCCAGGGAACTACATACTTTTATTAAGCTAAATGGTTTCAGACATACTTTTGTCCTTCGTCAGAGCATCGTTACGTGACAATCAAGTTGTAGACTGCATATAAACGCTTTGTGCAGATCAGATAGCACATTATCTTCACTAAAACActagtggtgggattcaaatattttaacatccggttgTCTCACTTGCAGCATAACATATTGACCCGGGGCAGATATCCACATAGGCCTATCTATACGtttgttaacaaccggttcgcggaagtcattaaaattccaagaaccggctgaatcccaccactgtaATACAATGACTACTTTCTATTTCAGTTTTTTGATACAACTATTTTGGCCTAAAAACTACTTAAGTAGAAGTACCAATGAACAAAACTGCTTTAGTAGTCAAAGTAGAAGAAATTTACTTGAGTAGActacttaagtaaaactacTTCGTTACTGACCACCACTGCATTTAAGTTTCTTACTAGGGTAATAGTCTGCATCACTTTCGTGtcgtatttgttttttttgctgttGTGAATACGTAGCACGTTTTTGCAAAGCAAACAATCTTACCAAGTTAGAAGGAAAGGTCAGTTGATACTGATATACCTTTATGCCATCGTGTAGCACAGAATTTGTCCATAGGTTTAAACcttatttttctgttatctAATGGcatgaataaataaaaatgagcATTCACAAAGTTCCGACTTCGGTGCTGAGCTCATTAAATCAATTTACTAAATTTTTGAACACTTTGAAAGCGTTTTTCCTAATACCTgcataaaaagaaataatgTTCGGCAATTTGCAATTATTCTATGCTATTCCAGTTTTGGGAGTgtgaaaacaacaatattaacatatttcataatttgtctataaaaatacaatttaacaGGGAATTTTTGAGAGAGTGAAGGATTTAAAATTGCTAAAGGAGGTAGCCTATGTTATGGTAATTCTAACAATGACAATTGTGACAAATAGTTTTTCTAGACAGAATTGTTtgaataattacaaaattaatttaacgGATTTAGCCTATAGTAATCATCAATCATCATACATCACATTTTgatcaaaaagaaattttccttCGTTACTGCCAATTGTACATTAGTTCACTTTCACGCACAAGAAGAAGGCTACTATCttgaaattattatcaatgatCACCCATTTATATTCAATATACTTTACAGTAATTACCAGAATTTTGACGATTTCGTAATTCTCTTTCATGTGCACTGAATGAGCCAAAGGAATGGAGGGCACTTATTTGCGTTGTGCAGTAAAACAGCTTTGAGAATTTTTGGTGAGCTATCGAAGAAGAGTCGCCAATCAGATGTATTGCAAGGAATACAACAACGTGCTACTGCAATAAAATGtcctgaaataaaaaaagaactTTGAAAACTCGCGATGCGTCGTCTTGCGGGAAGTAATGCGGACGCTGTCGTTAAGTCAGTCCCATTGCTTTAACTTGGATATTAAAAGCTCGGCATTGGACTTTTTCAGTGTCATCTCTCGAATGAGGTAATCGATGTCTTCTTGATTAGGGTAATGGGACACCTTTCATTTCCCCACCGGCGTCACCGACACATAAGAGTTGATGATGATGGCGCAATTTTTTTATCAGAATCATCACAACATACCTTTGCTGGACATAACCATCTTTTGTAATTGATCGGTTGTGGGTTGCTGTGGCACAGGCAGGTTCGTTATGAGAAACAGGAGCAAATAGATGACGGAATGTCAGGATAAAAGATGGGAGGTGTATTTCCCCTTTCTTCGTTTTGTTGGATCCACCATGTAAAAGTAGCAATTTGTGTCGTGATCTAAAGGTTCACGCCGGATACGAAGGATAGCAAACATCATACCTCTTTTCTTTCCCAGCTTTCAAAAGTGCGACGACAGTGGTCACAGATGTGGTGCCCAAGGTTTATCTTGGTCTCCAACTGACATGCCGAATTAAACAAGATCTCCCGCAAGACAGCAGTTCTTCAAACagtgctttgtaaaaaattcacCACAAACAGCAAAAGGAATCGGCTGAATGTTTGCCACCACGGGCAGTCGTAGCAAATTTTTGAAGATTATTTCACATTAAGATGTAActctaaaagtaaattttattgtacaaTACCTAACTAAGTAATGCAAATAGTACAAAAAACGATTAAAATTTCGAAAATCtatgaaatgttttacttagTAAAGCCTACTTCTACAAGCCtaagtttcaaaaaaatgatagTTATTCTTcagtgttttgaaatgttgtaaATCAGAAACTGGAGattatttccaaaaaacaagaaaaatttttgttacacaGTGTAATGTATGATCTAATGCTGTAATTTCCATTAGTTTGAAAAATTCCGGAAGTACccattttgataaaaactCCAGATTACGATAGTTTTCATAACAAAGTATCGAAAAAACACAGAAGTGCAAAATCGGCACCAGGATTTTTGTCctaaaaacccaattttagcaaCTTTCATGgcaatttttagcctaattctgcacgcgacctagTACATTCAAgtacgccaactgctagggtaattcccaggttagaaaacaacaccagcCATGCTGCCTTTTGATTggaataaacaatttttttaaattcctaCCCAAGATTCCAACAAAATCgtagagatcttagttttaccCTGTTTGAAGGCCTCTTAAAGGCTGCGTGTACATTTCGTCATTGTATTAGCTCAGCAGAACGGCCAACAgattaaaactttattgatAGAAATAAACCAAGTAAACTTAATCAAATGTAAGATCATGTGGTTAAATAACACAAATGTTTATAAAGTTAAGTAATCAACGAAAGAATCTAAAAGTAACGAGAAAACGAAATGTTGAAGAAAACTTGTCTTCCTATGGTTAAAGTTTGCAGCTATGTAATTGCCGccatatttaaaaacattgccATAATATAATTGctcgttttatttttgcctCTTTCCAAGAATAACGAGTgctaagaaaaaataaaaatgttgcctttaaaaacaatttcaatatCTTCCATAAAAAGCTCGGTaagaaaaacttcaaagaGACTACTTGCAGCTCTTGTCTCTTCTCATAAGTTACTTCAGGAATGTGAACAAACTTCTCTTTGCAACATCTTCGTTATACCAACCATACACTTCACCAAATTAGTCCTTGTTCTTTTCCGAATTGAGTTCATCAAAAGAATCTGGTGGATTACATCCATAGGTTTCTGGTAATTTGGATGCCACAAGGGCACCGGTAATACTCGTTACGGCAAAGCCAAGATAGGAAACAACAGGATCCTAAACAATACACTTGATATTACTTATCAACTTAACTAATAATAAACCATGAGCAGTTATTGTCAGAGATTCTTAAGGTTCGACTTTGACGAATAGAACGCTGGTTGTGTCAGCGGTCATCTTTGACTTACAAGAGATTTTGTCATTGATGCTGTGATGGAACCGAACCTTGCGCACATGGCGCACGTCCCCATAGCCACATTACGCACTTCAGTCGGAAACAATTCTGGCGTATAAACGTACAACACGTTGAAACCAGCGGCTATGGTCATTTTTCCAACAAGGCCAATAATCAGAGACAGATGTCCGACGCCTATCAGTTTCACAAAAAAGTAGCGTTATAAAATGGATTGAAAGCTATTTTATAAAGCACCAGCTGAATTTTCCGGACtatgaaaataataatacaaaacagTATACGAAGGTATAGGTTTGCATGTAATCCATATAAAAACTATTACCAACGCTTGCAACCAGCCCAAGACAAGCAACTCCACTGATCACCAACAGTCCAATAGTAGTTAATCTTCTCCCAAAGCTTTTGCAAAGACACACTTCATTATTGGTGTTTCAATATCAAGCACTAACGGTTTACCTAGAAATTTTAACACTTACGATTCCTTTTCTATGAGGAAGGTGCAAAGAAATGTAGATGGAATTTCAATAATGCCTGACAGTGCTGCACCAATGTAAGCATTGCCCCCGATGTTACCAGCGGCTAACGTCAAGGCATAGTACACAAAACTAGCCACGAACCTGGATGGAAAAAAATTACCAACAGCTTTTAACTAGAGCTGGGAAAAATTTATTTGGCTAAAGCTCTTAGCGACTACACAATTTGTTACCCATTAGCCATAAACATGAATACTGAAGAAAACAATTTCgggcaaaatgttttgtaatccATCAACCCACAGAAAAATCCTTGCTatgttaattattttaattccACATTAAACTTAGGGGGTCTACCATGACATATTTCACTACAACATTGTTCATCTTAATGCTtaagaaaaataataactttgcCTGTAATTAGAAATTACTGTATTACTGTTACTGATATTAGTATGGTATAATTACAACTTACGACCATATCTGGGCAACCACTATTTTTGCCTCTCAAAAATTAGCGTGCTCGTTCACATTTTTGCTTGCAACTATTATTTCAGCCAAATTCCCAGTATCTTTCACAATACTACAATACTATAATAAAATGGTAGAAAATTTTCTACTTAAACTCACCATAAATACAGCATGGCCAGAATCCTTTTTGCCGTCACCTTGTGCCGTAAAAGATCAGTTGCATTGTACTGTCTTTCTTTGCATGCATGAACGGTTGTAggttttgttaactttatatCTAAACCAGCAAttgcacaaaaattttagtgtGATGTTTGTCAAAGGAATCATGCTTAATAGATCAGGCAGTAATAATGATTTGTAATAAATGACTTGAATTATTCACCGTCAATCATTGCATCGCAATCTTTATTCTCAGACTGAGGAAACCCTTTGCGCGTCTTTAACTCGGCGATGGTCCGTCACTACTTGAGCCCCGATTACTGAGCATGTTTTTTTGGGCAAGTTTCAAAGGATACACATTAGTTTTGttggcttttttattttatttcaattgatTCAAACTTACACCACTATGGCAACTAACTGCgacaataataaattaattacattaATAACATAAAGAAATGCACATTGATTTTACCCCAGTTTAATGGTATACTGACCTAACTTCAGCCTGAAAAATACTGACTTGGTTAGCACTTTGGATATAGGCCAGTTCACTAGAGTAACAACATATTTTTGGTTATAGAATAAACACTTACTAGGTTTTTGCGCACCATTTTTCTTGGCCATGAATAATAAAACATCTTCTGCCATTGATATATGGCCCTTGGAATATAACCAACGGGGAGATTCGGGAATAAACCtaatatttgaaacaaaactagTAATTTTTACAGCAGATTGC includes the following:
- the LOC143460986 gene encoding protein tyrosine phosphatase type IVA 3-like; the encoded protein is MARMNRPAPVEVRYKAMRFLITHNPTNATMEKFLEILRQYDADTVVRVCESTYDKEMLIAKGIQVMDWAFDDGAAPPKDVVADWLKFLKAHLKHSPDSCIAVHCVAGLGRAPVLVALALMESGMKYEDAVEFIREKRRGAINSKQLQYLEKYRPKYCLRSRDNGAGCLIQ
- the LOC143453382 gene encoding solute carrier family 22 member 15-like; protein product: MALNSKPKMDIDESFSEVVGSFGRYQFITYAVLSVYLLFLPSQSLLVVFIGAKPSDLKSVNPHAQEDCSILSEWNLSDREWISDLIQSLFFAGTLFGVILFGQLSDQLGRRPVVIAGFFLLFPACLFTSAAESWQAFAAARFMVGFLLGGSNLVLFVYMQEIVGKSLWALTGAYSNVGFSLGIGVLSLSAYFVPTWKHLIQFVTMMQIIPLSYLMFIPESPRWLYSKGHISMAEDVLLFMAKKNGAQKPNIKLTKPTTVHACKERQYNATDLLRHKVTAKRILAMLYLWFVASFVYYALTLAAGNIGGNAYIGAALSGIIEIPSTFLCTFLIEKESFGRRLTTIGLLVISGVACLGLVASVGVGHLSLIIGLVGKMTIAAGFNVLYVYTPELFPTEVRNVAMGTCAMCARFGSITASMTKSLDPVVSYLGFAVTSITGALVASKLPETYGCNPPDSFDELNSEKNKD